The following DNA comes from Candidatus Caldatribacterium sp..
CAATGCCTCGCACATCCTCAATCTGCCAGTCCTCTGCCTCAAGACTTGGGACCTCTTCCCGGAAGATTTCTTCATCTGATACCTCGATGCCAAGTTCAGAAAGCGTATCGTACACATCGTCGAGTTTGTCAACGTTGACCGCGTCGTCACCGAGGATATCGTTGAGCTCCTTGAACGTTACATACCCCTTCTTTTTCCCGCTTTCAACCAAGGACGCAATATCCTGAGAGGTCTTCTTTTTCCCGTTCCCGCTCAAGGCTCCCTCTCTC
Coding sequences within:
- a CDS encoding RNA polymerase sigma factor RpoD (sigma factors are initiation factors that promote the attachment of RNA polymerase to specific initiation sites and are then released; primary sigma factor of bacterium) gives rise to the protein MSGNGKKKTSQDIASLVESGKKKGYVTFKELNDILGDDAVNVDKLDDVYDTLSELGIEVSDEEIFREEVPSLEAEDWQIEDVRGI